In one window of Candidatus Poribacteria bacterium DNA:
- a CDS encoding tetratricopeptide repeat protein, which produces MSPRDSSRSRTRIVRALVLVLVSALVSALVGARVVADIPSDIQAANALAEAGDAAAADARYRAVLAKEPTNADAHRGLGMTAWRRGDLTRAREHYERAIRSDGARARFHAEMGGVLSDLRLHAEAAKSLRRSTELDPSDIELWRRYADILWRGERYPDAVTAYERAIALDPSDAHSFTGLGDTYLRVSRLPEALKAYDDALARDPKASQALVGKGAVLTKLGQPQDASVVLRQAVQANPGYAPAYYELGIAYQQSGEYERAVSAYGAAGSLNPQDPAPWANMARCLARLGHKEAAQRAYERSQALQSIHDELLAAQAYIAANPTKAEGYAYLAGVCQKANDVDGARRWFARALEIQPKYPQVHRALGDLSLVEGKLDDAASHYRQTLLFAPTDVEARVTLGLIYMEQGSAAAARAEFDRALQVAHDAVSSDSTAENWSLLSYAQYAVGQYDAAALSMEQAIRLEPSRGEYRERLEQIRQANQRDRPRQ; this is translated from the coding sequence ATGTCGCCGCGTGATTCGAGTCGATCACGAACCCGCATCGTCCGCGCTCTGGTGCTCGTGTTGGTGAGCGCCCTGGTGAGCGCCCTGGTGGGCGCCCGCGTCGTCGCGGACATCCCATCGGACATCCAGGCTGCGAACGCCTTGGCGGAAGCTGGCGACGCCGCAGCAGCAGACGCCCGATACCGCGCCGTGCTCGCCAAGGAGCCCACGAACGCCGACGCCCATCGCGGACTGGGCATGACGGCGTGGCGGCGCGGCGACCTGACCCGAGCTCGGGAGCACTACGAGCGCGCGATTCGCTCGGACGGAGCGCGGGCCCGGTTCCATGCGGAGATGGGCGGCGTCCTGTCGGATCTCAGGCTCCACGCCGAGGCGGCGAAATCGCTGCGCCGCTCCACCGAGCTCGATCCATCCGACATCGAGCTGTGGCGTCGCTATGCCGACATTCTCTGGCGCGGCGAGCGCTATCCAGATGCCGTCACTGCCTACGAGCGGGCGATTGCGCTCGACCCGAGCGACGCCCACTCGTTCACCGGTCTGGGAGACACGTACCTGCGCGTGTCCCGTCTGCCGGAAGCCTTGAAGGCATACGACGACGCTCTGGCGCGCGACCCGAAGGCGTCCCAGGCGCTGGTCGGCAAGGGGGCTGTGCTGACAAAGCTAGGTCAGCCGCAAGACGCATCGGTGGTGCTTCGGCAGGCGGTCCAAGCGAATCCCGGCTACGCGCCCGCGTACTATGAACTGGGCATCGCGTACCAACAGTCCGGCGAGTACGAACGGGCGGTGTCCGCGTATGGCGCGGCAGGTTCCCTGAATCCGCAGGACCCGGCTCCGTGGGCGAACATGGCGCGATGTCTCGCGCGGCTGGGACACAAGGAAGCCGCTCAACGCGCGTACGAGCGCTCGCAGGCATTGCAGAGCATCCACGACGAGCTGCTCGCGGCGCAGGCCTACATCGCCGCGAATCCGACGAAGGCTGAAGGCTACGCGTATCTGGCAGGCGTCTGCCAGAAGGCGAACGACGTGGACGGCGCGCGCCGGTGGTTCGCGCGTGCGCTCGAAATCCAGCCCAAGTACCCGCAGGTCCATCGAGCCCTCGGCGATCTCTCGCTCGTCGAAGGCAAACTCGACGACGCCGCGAGCCACTACCGGCAGACGCTGCTCTTCGCCCCGACCGACGTCGAGGCACGCGTGACGCTCGGACTGATCTACATGGAGCAGGGGAGCGCGGCTGCGGCACGCGCAGAATTCGACCGGGCGCTACAGGTCGCGCACGACGCCGTGTCATCGGACTCGACCGCCGAAAACTGGAGCCTGTTGTCGTACGCTCAATACGCCGTGGGGCAGTATGACGCGGCAGCGCTCTCCATGGAGCAGGCGATTCGTCTCGAACCGTCGCGGGGCGAATACCGTGAGAGGCTGGAGCAGATCCGTCAAGCCAACCAACGCGACCGTCCCCGTCAGTGA
- a CDS encoding Gfo/Idh/MocA family oxidoreductase, whose amino-acid sequence MSMSLRVALVGCGGMGRHHLDVIRTLPNYELSALCDVSPEALTKAGEAYRVSDRFTDVGEMLDAVELDLVVVATQTRGHVEPTIAALERGVSVLCEKPIAIDLAEADRMVAAAERSGAKLSVHQQNHVHPGILRALDMIADGTIGDVALVRGRNKAGRKSGNEFMEMGTHVTDMMLRFGGAAAWCSGTVWYRGRLADAGDIMEAKQMSPGDRDSGSVMGARAFGSYGFAEGIAGELRFTDYARTMNTNYGVDVLGTDGQLAVRTGGGNIRESLWHLPRPMEGSPAQIADWRLVDLGDVEEPMAGMYRRLANAIRAGEAMPCDGATGRRALEMIHAIYASHLSDGARVPLPLAERRHPLEVAATQGA is encoded by the coding sequence ATGAGCATGAGTCTGCGCGTCGCCCTCGTCGGCTGCGGCGGCATGGGTCGGCATCACCTCGATGTCATCCGAACGCTTCCGAACTACGAGCTGTCAGCGCTCTGCGACGTTTCGCCAGAAGCGCTGACCAAGGCTGGGGAAGCCTACCGCGTCTCGGACCGCTTCACGGACGTCGGCGAGATGCTGGATGCCGTGGAGCTCGACCTGGTCGTTGTCGCCACTCAGACACGCGGTCACGTCGAGCCGACGATCGCCGCTCTGGAGCGCGGCGTCTCTGTGCTGTGCGAGAAGCCCATCGCCATCGACCTTGCGGAAGCCGACCGGATGGTCGCCGCCGCCGAACGAAGCGGCGCGAAGCTGTCGGTACACCAGCAGAACCACGTCCATCCGGGTATCCTGCGGGCGCTCGACATGATCGCCGATGGTACCATCGGGGACGTGGCGCTCGTGCGTGGCAGGAACAAAGCCGGTCGGAAGAGCGGCAACGAATTCATGGAGATGGGCACGCACGTCACCGACATGATGCTCCGGTTCGGCGGAGCCGCCGCGTGGTGCTCGGGAACCGTCTGGTATCGAGGCAGGCTCGCCGATGCCGGTGACATCATGGAAGCCAAGCAGATGTCGCCCGGCGACCGCGACTCGGGCAGCGTCATGGGAGCGCGCGCGTTTGGTTCGTACGGATTCGCGGAGGGCATCGCCGGAGAACTGCGGTTCACGGATTACGCGCGGACGATGAACACGAACTACGGTGTCGACGTTCTAGGTACCGATGGGCAACTCGCCGTGCGAACGGGCGGCGGGAACATTCGGGAGAGCCTCTGGCACTTGCCTCGCCCGATGGAGGGATCACCCGCACAGATCGCCGACTGGCGCCTGGTTGACCTTGGCGACGTCGAGGAACCGATGGCTGGCATGTATCGCCGCCTGGCGAATGCCATCCGAGCCGGCGAAGCGATGCCATGCGACGGCGCGACCGGGCGCAGAGCGCTCGAAATGATTCACGCCATCTACGCGTCCCATCTGAGCGACGGGGCGCGCGTTCCGCTTCCGCTCGCGGAGCGTCGGCATCCGCTGGAAGTCGCCGCAACGCAAGGCGCATGA
- a CDS encoding Gfo/Idh/MocA family oxidoreductase has protein sequence MPFRVGFLGTGAWSRAHLYRVQQVADVAVTCCFGSNPAKTRDFQSAAGDGCRIVPTYTDLFAEADAIYVTIPPFAHDRQIADAIETGVHVFTEKPLARTVEQARVSVSAAQVHPDVRTQLGYMLRFTRTSQVLSDFVFRRGQPILFTGTYFCRDLHAHWWRNHDLSGGQLLEQMIHLVDLSCLLSGEPLQALLAAGNLAHRDVDGYTSPDVTSLIVRFESGALASLSATNCAVPGRWDMQYQIVFEHLTVRVDGDQRARFWVTETDGAESFTVEEPHDPYAAETEDFIASIREGRPARCPIEQGLVALRVIEAAERSRAEGGFVDVAA, from the coding sequence ATGCCGTTCCGAGTCGGATTCCTCGGTACCGGCGCATGGAGCCGGGCACACCTGTATCGCGTGCAGCAAGTCGCGGACGTCGCGGTCACATGCTGCTTCGGAAGCAATCCCGCCAAGACGCGGGACTTCCAATCAGCGGCTGGCGACGGTTGCCGCATCGTTCCCACCTACACAGACCTGTTCGCCGAGGCAGACGCCATCTACGTGACGATCCCGCCGTTCGCCCACGACCGGCAGATCGCCGACGCCATCGAAACCGGAGTCCACGTGTTCACCGAAAAGCCTCTCGCGCGAACCGTCGAGCAAGCGCGCGTGAGCGTGAGCGCTGCACAGGTTCATCCCGATGTGCGAACGCAGCTCGGGTACATGCTCCGGTTCACGCGGACTTCCCAGGTGCTTTCGGATTTCGTCTTCCGCCGGGGTCAACCGATCCTGTTCACGGGAACCTACTTCTGCCGAGACCTCCACGCCCATTGGTGGCGGAACCACGACCTGAGCGGCGGACAGCTTCTCGAGCAGATGATCCACTTGGTCGATTTGAGCTGCCTCCTGTCAGGGGAGCCCCTTCAGGCGCTACTCGCCGCCGGAAACCTCGCCCATCGAGACGTCGATGGCTACACGTCGCCGGACGTCACCTCGCTCATCGTGCGGTTCGAGTCGGGGGCTCTCGCATCCTTGTCGGCGACGAACTGCGCGGTTCCAGGTCGGTGGGACATGCAGTACCAGATCGTCTTCGAGCACCTGACGGTTCGCGTCGACGGCGACCAACGAGCTCGGTTCTGGGTGACCGAGACCGACGGTGCGGAGTCGTTCACGGTCGAGGAACCTCACGATCCATACGCTGCGGAGACCGAGGACTTCATCGCGTCCATCCGCGAGGGCAGACCGGCGCGATGCCCTATCGAGCAAGGACTCGTCGCGCTGCGCGTCATCGAGGCGGCGGAGCGTTCCCGCGCGGAGGGAGGGTTCGTCGATGTCGCCGCGTGA
- the yidD gene encoding membrane protein insertion efficiency factor YidD has product MPHQRRANPADRVARPHAVGLAVRALSLVVVFWIVVSPLVADAVTTDEPLALCPRSERVAEPPPDAAPKSQSSLGGAVIRLPIWLHRTFVSPQDGEPCTFEPSCSQYAEAVLHAAPWTGWMRASDRLLRCHPLNVGDYEIVDGRKWEPPDVPRRRAPGIAVVLSPIPGVGSMVQGRLADGLAAFVTVGILGLGSWYYASQDSPVRAAAAGAFGAFFYVGSVYGGATTAAPSR; this is encoded by the coding sequence ATGCCTCATCAGCGCCGAGCGAATCCGGCTGATCGCGTGGCGCGACCTCATGCCGTTGGTCTCGCCGTGAGGGCCCTGTCGCTGGTCGTCGTATTCTGGATCGTCGTGTCGCCGCTGGTCGCCGACGCCGTGACGACGGATGAACCCCTTGCCCTGTGCCCCAGGTCGGAACGCGTCGCTGAACCGCCACCGGACGCCGCGCCGAAGTCGCAATCCTCGCTCGGCGGCGCGGTCATTCGGCTTCCGATCTGGCTCCATCGAACGTTCGTGTCGCCGCAGGACGGCGAGCCCTGCACGTTCGAGCCGTCGTGCTCCCAGTACGCCGAAGCCGTCCTTCACGCCGCGCCGTGGACGGGGTGGATGCGCGCATCGGATCGGTTGCTGCGGTGTCACCCGCTGAACGTCGGCGACTACGAGATCGTCGATGGCAGAAAATGGGAACCGCCGGACGTGCCCAGGCGACGTGCGCCAGGGATCGCAGTGGTCCTCTCCCCGATTCCAGGCGTGGGGAGTATGGTCCAGGGACGACTCGCGGACGGTCTGGCGGCGTTCGTGACGGTCGGCATACTCGGTCTGGGCAGTTGGTACTACGCCTCGCAGGACAGCCCGGTGAGAGCGGCGGCTGCGGGCGCATTCGGAGCGTTCTTCTATGTGGGAAGCGTCTACGGGGGAGCGACGACCGCTGCGCCGTCGCGCTGA
- a CDS encoding MFS transporter, translating into MDAPARHEPFWRVVRHNRNALLLAGTVFCVGGGFGVQIPLFANFILERFSVRTQDYGFLEALRETPGFLTAFFAMLTMLIAAPRLGMGSLLIMGVGIGAYAWIVPIANLLGGSALFTLMVTSVFWSVGFHSWSPIEGTLSLRFAPTAQTGRWLGWLRTSSAVGQLSLMGIALVLIRLLDYEGMFFLAGCLILVGAVLIGLTRDAGQANPSPSFRERRFLLRPRYAVYYVLIFLQGARKQLFLMFAVWLLVRGQGAPRELILSLMLVNQVLGLLTAPTMGRLVDRFGERATLAVSHAALFAVMFGYAFLRNTILLSILYILDSLLFVGGIALTTYLNKIAPKEDIRPTLTMGVTMNHIPSVLVPLIGGILWDRIGATTVFLMGAGFALASLVATQWVRPDRIEAVPFAAEPAD; encoded by the coding sequence ATGGATGCTCCGGCACGACACGAGCCGTTCTGGCGAGTGGTTCGCCACAACCGGAACGCTCTGTTGCTCGCCGGAACCGTGTTCTGCGTCGGCGGCGGATTCGGCGTGCAGATCCCCCTCTTCGCGAACTTCATCCTCGAGCGATTCAGCGTCCGCACCCAGGACTACGGGTTCCTCGAAGCGCTGCGCGAGACGCCCGGCTTCCTGACCGCGTTCTTCGCCATGCTGACGATGCTCATCGCCGCGCCCCGGCTCGGGATGGGGTCGCTCCTGATCATGGGCGTTGGGATCGGCGCGTACGCCTGGATCGTACCCATTGCGAACCTGCTGGGCGGCTCCGCCTTGTTCACGCTCATGGTGACGTCGGTGTTCTGGAGCGTGGGGTTCCACTCATGGTCGCCCATCGAGGGAACGCTGTCGCTGCGGTTCGCGCCGACCGCGCAGACGGGCAGATGGCTCGGATGGCTTCGGACGTCGAGCGCAGTGGGTCAACTTTCGCTGATGGGGATCGCGCTCGTCCTGATCCGCCTGCTCGACTATGAGGGCATGTTCTTCCTGGCTGGCTGCCTGATCCTGGTGGGGGCAGTGTTGATCGGACTGACGCGAGACGCCGGTCAGGCGAATCCGAGCCCGTCCTTCCGCGAACGGCGGTTCCTACTGCGTCCGCGATACGCCGTCTACTACGTCCTCATCTTCCTGCAGGGGGCGCGGAAGCAGCTCTTCCTCATGTTCGCCGTCTGGTTGCTCGTGCGCGGGCAGGGCGCGCCGCGCGAGCTGATCCTGTCGTTGATGCTGGTGAACCAGGTGCTCGGTTTGCTGACCGCGCCGACGATGGGGCGTCTCGTCGACCGGTTCGGCGAGCGCGCCACGCTTGCCGTGAGCCATGCGGCGCTCTTCGCGGTCATGTTCGGTTACGCGTTTCTGCGGAACACGATCCTGCTGTCGATCCTCTACATCCTCGACAGCCTCTTGTTCGTCGGCGGGATCGCACTGACGACCTATCTCAACAAAATCGCCCCGAAGGAGGACATCCGTCCGACGCTCACGATGGGCGTCACGATGAACCACATCCCGTCAGTGCTGGTCCCGTTGATCGGCGGCATCTTGTGGGATCGGATCGGGGCGACGACGGTCTTTCTGATGGGAGCCGGTTTCGCGCTCGCGTCGCTCGTGGCGACGCAGTGGGTCAGACCGGATCGCATCGAAGCCGTGCCATTCGCGGCGGAACCGGCAGACTAG
- a CDS encoding glycosyltransferase family 9 protein, whose amino-acid sequence MSTARHFVLVRLYRFGDLLMSSALARAWKREEPTAITWIVGEECADFLRDQPYVDRLFVVPSNYTHSFKQFTIWAELAEGKERFGLREALAEYPRLFGALPESADRVVNLTFNAAASMIAGRIQTAERFGPYSGPRGEKRIDDRWSQYYLAAGTDLRFPALHWVDAFINIGGARREDIRTLWEWEPDAGFMEGLKQRLGGAPYLVVQLGASEAEKRWSEENFIEASDIIAREAGLAVVFVGSANERIPCLRAVRELTSRGITAESLAGGTDFRQLASLMAGSEGLLSNDTFAQHLSAAVDAPSVTVYQGNVSPWLTLGYREGNRAVIEDDLSPPAPERVADAFLNQGPNYLVARRIAGYQFPIPASLEAQTAPWRQRWIIGLGHLRALDPTLELGGDIRVGFPQAWLDALRQASESIEAGSIVDSLNVERAIAQERHPLMALTIMLSVQNRFSSAFGVQKLQAENYRWLADALVRAGRAE is encoded by the coding sequence ATGAGCACTGCGCGACACTTCGTCCTCGTTCGTCTCTACCGATTTGGCGACCTGCTCATGTCGAGCGCGCTCGCGCGAGCCTGGAAGCGCGAGGAACCGACCGCGATCACGTGGATCGTCGGCGAGGAGTGCGCCGACTTCCTGCGCGATCAGCCGTATGTGGATCGGCTCTTCGTCGTCCCGTCGAACTACACGCACTCGTTCAAGCAGTTCACCATCTGGGCGGAACTCGCAGAAGGCAAAGAGCGTTTCGGGCTCCGCGAGGCGCTTGCCGAGTACCCGCGTCTGTTCGGCGCCCTGCCCGAATCGGCGGATCGTGTCGTCAATCTCACCTTCAACGCAGCCGCATCGATGATCGCCGGCAGGATTCAGACGGCGGAGCGCTTCGGTCCGTACTCGGGTCCGCGCGGCGAGAAGCGGATCGACGACCGATGGTCGCAGTACTACCTCGCCGCCGGCACCGATCTGAGGTTCCCGGCGCTCCACTGGGTCGATGCCTTCATCAACATCGGCGGAGCCCGGCGGGAGGACATCCGAACGCTCTGGGAGTGGGAGCCCGACGCCGGATTCATGGAAGGGCTGAAGCAGCGGCTTGGAGGAGCCCCCTACCTCGTTGTGCAGTTGGGAGCGTCCGAAGCCGAGAAGCGGTGGTCCGAGGAGAACTTCATCGAGGCTTCGGACATCATCGCGCGGGAAGCAGGACTCGCGGTCGTGTTCGTCGGGTCAGCGAACGAACGGATTCCCTGTCTGAGGGCGGTTCGGGAGCTCACGTCGCGCGGCATCACCGCCGAGAGCCTTGCCGGGGGAACCGATTTCCGGCAGTTGGCGTCGCTGATGGCGGGATCGGAGGGGCTGCTGAGCAACGACACCTTCGCGCAGCACCTCTCGGCGGCGGTCGATGCTCCGAGCGTCACCGTCTACCAGGGGAACGTCTCGCCGTGGCTGACGCTGGGCTACCGCGAAGGGAACCGCGCGGTCATCGAGGACGATCTCTCACCGCCTGCGCCGGAGCGCGTCGCGGACGCGTTCCTAAACCAAGGGCCGAACTACCTCGTCGCGCGGCGCATCGCCGGATACCAGTTCCCGATTCCAGCCAGCCTCGAAGCTCAGACGGCTCCATGGCGGCAGCGCTGGATCATCGGGCTCGGGCACTTGCGGGCTCTCGACCCGACGCTTGAGCTCGGAGGCGACATCCGCGTGGGCTTCCCGCAAGCCTGGCTGGATGCGCTGCGCCAGGCATCCGAGTCCATCGAAGCCGGGTCCATCGTCGATTCGCTGAACGTCGAGCGGGCAATCGCCCAGGAACGCCACCCGCTGATGGCGCTCACCATCATGCTGAGCGTGCAGAACCGGTTTTCGTCAGCCTTCGGCGTGCAGAAGCTCCAGGCGGAGAACTATCGCTGGCTGGCTGACGCGCTGGTGCGCGCCGGACGTGCGGAGTGA
- a CDS encoding ChbG/HpnK family deacetylase, with protein sequence MSLSERLGYGSDARLLIVHADDAGMCLSVNRATQAALESGAVTSASIMFPCPWAADMAQRCREHPEWDCGVHLTLTSEWRTYRWGPVSDRSAVPGLVDDDGFMWRDVRDVAARASADEVERESRAQIERALAWGVRITHIDSHMGTLFARPDYFEVYYRLALEYGVPAMIPYPTPATIQRFRDDGYPRIDELVALASSGKLPAIDYLAPGPRVSERTQRTGAYQQQIRDLPQGVSQIIVHLGSDDEELRAITSSWESRVNDAAAFEDPATRCLISAERIRLIAWRDLMPLVSP encoded by the coding sequence ATGAGTCTTTCGGAGCGTCTGGGCTACGGTTCCGATGCCCGTCTCCTGATCGTGCACGCGGACGATGCCGGCATGTGCCTGTCGGTGAACCGAGCGACACAGGCAGCGCTCGAATCGGGCGCGGTCACGTCGGCGAGCATTATGTTTCCGTGTCCGTGGGCGGCGGATATGGCGCAGCGGTGTCGCGAACACCCGGAGTGGGACTGCGGCGTCCATCTCACGCTGACGAGCGAGTGGCGAACGTACCGATGGGGACCGGTATCTGACCGTTCGGCGGTTCCGGGGCTCGTCGACGATGACGGCTTCATGTGGCGCGACGTGCGGGATGTCGCGGCGCGCGCTTCAGCAGACGAGGTGGAACGCGAGTCGAGAGCGCAGATCGAACGGGCTCTGGCGTGGGGCGTTCGGATCACCCATATCGACTCGCACATGGGAACCCTCTTCGCTCGCCCGGACTACTTCGAGGTGTACTATCGCCTGGCGCTGGAATACGGCGTCCCGGCGATGATTCCCTACCCGACTCCGGCGACGATCCAGCGGTTCCGGGACGACGGCTATCCGAGAATCGATGAGCTCGTCGCGTTGGCATCATCCGGCAAACTCCCGGCCATCGACTACCTGGCGCCGGGCCCACGCGTGTCGGAACGAACGCAGCGCACAGGCGCGTACCAACAGCAGATCCGAGACCTGCCGCAAGGCGTTTCGCAGATCATCGTCCACCTGGGCAGCGACGATGAGGAACTCCGGGCGATCACGTCGTCGTGGGAATCGCGCGTGAACGACGCAGCGGCGTTCGAGGACCCGGCGACGCGATGCCTCATCAGCGCCGAGCGAATCCGGCTGATCGCGTGGCGCGACCTCATGCCGTTGGTCTCGCCGTGA